DNA from Streptomyces sp. Edi2:
GAACTCGCAGGTGATGCCGACGTGACGCAGGAAGCGCTGGAGGCGGGGGAAGCGGGCGAAGCGGGTGCCGCAGTTGCAGCAGGTGTACACCTCCCAGCTGTTGGGGTTGCCCACCGAGTCGTGGTTGCAGCGGGGGCACGCGTAGGTGGCGCCGGTCTTCCAGTCGATCACGTTGTTGTTCATGGCTTCCTCCTGGCTTCGGGGCGGGGCGCTCACCCCGATGTCATTAATGTACCCCACAAGGGGGGAAGGGTCAAAGTAAAGGGGCCGCGCTGGTTCTGCTCCGGCGCGCGCTGACTGCCCGGGGCGCTGAGCCGCCGAGCCGCCGAGCTGCGCACCGGCCACAGGCGCCGGGGGCTCGGGCCCGTATGGGTGCGCCGTCGGCGCCTTCCCGCTGCTTGCGGGCGGGCTGCGTTCCCGCTGGCGGGCGGGTTGTTCAGCGTTGTTCGGCGTTGTTCGGCATTGTTCGCCGGCACCCGGCACCCGGCACCCGGCGGCCTTCGGCGCCCCGGCCGCCGCGGCGAGTCACTGGTGGGGGCGCCATGCGCTCGTCGCCCTGGGGCTGTCCGGCGTCGGGTGTTGCCCGTGCCCGGCAACACCACGGCCGGGGCCTGGCCGGCGTCCTGGAGCTGCGGCACCTCCGCCGCACCGGGGCCCGCCGCTCCCGGGCTCCGGGGGCGCGCGGTGGCGGGTGTGTGCGCCCTGTCCGGGTCGCCGAGCTGCTCGTACGGTCGCAGGACGGGCCGAAGGCCCCCGCTCCGGGTCCTGGGCCCGGGGACGGCAGGGTGAAGGTGGAGGGGGCGGTCGGGATGGAGCGCAGAACGGTGCTGGGCGCAGGGCTCGGCGCGGTGGGGTGGTGGGCTGCCGGGGCCGCGCCGGCCGGGGCGATGCCCGCAGGCGGTCGTCTGCGGGAGAGGGATCTGGCGGTAGCGCGGGGGCTGTTCTCCGCAGGGGAGTACGGCCGGCTGCGCCAGGCGCTCCCGGGTCTGGGCGCCCGCGCGCGTGAGACCCAGGAGACAGGCCCGGTGGGAGCCGGCCGGGCGGCGCAGGTGTGGGTGCTCGTGTCCCAGCTGGCGGTCAAGGACGGTGACGTGGCCCTCGCGGCCGTCTTCGCGGCCCAGGCGGAGGAGGCGGCCCGCCGCTCGGGCCGGCCGGTGCTCCTGGCGGCCGCGGCGCGGGCCGCCGCGACACCGCTGCGCCGCACCCGGCGAGCCGATCAGGCTCTGCAGCTCCTGAAGGACGCCCACGATCAGCTGGCCGCCGTCGCGGCGCCGTCGGCGGAAGTCCTGGACGCGTCCGGCATGGTGGCGCTCACCGCCGCCTACACCGCCGCCCAGGCCCGACAGCCCGCGGCCGCCGAGGAGTTCGCGGCCTGGGCCGAACAGAGCGCGGCGCGCCTGGCCCACCCCTCCACCCGCGTACGGAGGGACGGGGACCTGTCG
Protein-coding regions in this window:
- a CDS encoding transcriptional regulator → MERRTVLGAGLGAVGWWAAGAAPAGAMPAGGRLRERDLAVARGLFSAGEYGRLRQALPGLGARARETQETGPVGAGRAAQVWVLVSQLAVKDGDVALAAVFAAQAEEAARRSGRPVLLAAAARAAATPLRRTRRADQALQLLKDAHDQLAAVAAPSAEVLDASGMVALTAAYTAAQARQPAAAEEFAAWAEQSAARLAHPSTRVRRDGDLSAAQCTLYRVGIHRELGDVDRALAYAARLDVAVLPTPERRARAATDTARALLAAGDVPAAFAQLQQVEQAAPQEARRPSVRTLTAEAAARRPDLPGITAFARRTAPPRSTT